In Pseudoliparis swirei isolate HS2019 ecotype Mariana Trench chromosome 2, NWPU_hadal_v1, whole genome shotgun sequence, the following are encoded in one genomic region:
- the nr4a2a gene encoding nuclear receptor subfamily 4 group A member 2a, producing the protein MPCVQAQYGSSPQGASPATQSYSYHPAGEYSCDFLTPEFVKFSMDLTNTEITATTSLPSFSTFMDNYNTSYDVKPPCLYQMPHSEQSSIKVEDVQMLNYHQQSHMPPQSEEMMSHSGPMYFKPSSPHAPSTPNFQVQPNHMWEDPGSLHSFHQNYVAATSHMMDQRKNPVSRLSLFSFKQSPPGTPVSSCQMRFDGPLHVSMNHDNPGVHRGLDGQSFAVPSAMRKQAGLAFPHSLQLGHGHQLVDSQVPSPPSRGSPSNEGLCAVCGDNAACQHYGVRTCEGCKGFFKRTVQKNAKYVCLANKNCPVDKRRRNRCQFCRFQKCMVVGMVREVVRTDNLKGRRGRLPSKPKSPQEPSPPSPPVSLISALVRTHVDSNPSMSALDYSRFQANPDYQMTGDNTQHIQQFYDLLTGSMEIIRGWAEKIPGFADLPKQDQDLLFESAFLELFVLRLAYRSNPVEGKLIFCNGVVLHRLQCVRGFGEWVDAIVDFSSNLQSMNIDISAFSCIAALAMVTERHGLKEPKRVEDLQNKIVNCLKDQVTFNGGGLNRPNYLSKLLGKLPELRTLCTQGLQRIFYLKLEDLVPPPAIIDKLFLDTLPF; encoded by the exons ATGCCCTGCGTTCAGGCTCAGTATGGATCATCACCTCAAGGAGCTAGTCCTGCAACCCAGAGCTACAGCTACCACCCCGCGGGAGAATACAGCTGCGACTTCTTAACACCTGAGTTTGTGAAGTTTAGTATGGACTTGACCAACACAGAGATCACAGCCACTACTTCTCTCCCAAGTTTCAGCACATTCATGGACAACTACAACACCAGTTACGACGTCAAACCGCCCTGTCTGTATCAAATGCCCCACTCTGAGCAGTCCTCTATCAAGGTGGAGGACGTCCAGATGCTCAACTACCATCAGCAGAGCCACATGCCACCTCAGTCGGAAGAAATGATGTCTCACTCTGGGCCTATGTACTTCAAACCCTCCTCACCTCACGCCCCGAGCACACCAAACTTCCAGGTTCAGCCAAATCACATGTGGGAGGACCCGGGCTCCCTCCACAGTTTCCACCAGAACTATGTTGCGGCCACGTCTCATATGATGGACCAGCGCAAGAATCCAGTGTCGAGGCTTTCGCTTTTCTCTTTCAAGCAGTCCCCGCCCGGTACTCCCGTTTCCAGCTGTCAGATGCGGTTCGACGGGCCGCTGCACGTCTCCATGAACCACGACAACCCGGGCGTGCACCGCGGCCTTGACGGCCAGAGCTTTGCGGTGCCCAGCGCCATGCGGAAACAGGCGGGTCTGGCCTTTCCTCACTCCCTGCAGCTCGGCCACGGGCACCAGCTGGTGGACAGCCAAGTGCCATCGCCCCCGTCCCGAGGATCTCCGTCAAACGAGGGTCTGTGTGCGGTATGTGGGGACAACGCAGCGTGCCAGCATTATGGAGTGAGGACCTGCGAGGGCTGCAAAGGATTTTTCAAG CGCACCGTTCAGAAAAATGCAAAATACGTGTGTTTagcaaataaaaactgtcctgTTGACAAACGCCGAAGAAATCGTTGCCAGTTCTGCCGTTTCCAGAAGTGCATGGTCGTCGGAATGGTGAGAGAAG TTGTCCGAACTGATAATCTGAAAGGTCGGAGAGGACGCCTACCATCCAAACCCAAAAGTCCACAGGAGCCCTCCCCACCCTCGCCGCCGGTGAGCCTCATAAGCGCACTTGTTAGGACCCATGTGGACTCCAACCCCTCCATGTCTGCTTTGGATTACTCAAGA TTCCAGGCTAACCCTGACTACCAAATGACTGGAGACAACACTCAGCACATCCAGCAGTTCTATGATCTCCTGACGGGCTCCATGGAGATCATCCGGGGCTGGGCGGAGAAGATCCCCGGCTTTGCTGATCTACCGAAGCAAGATCAAGATCTCCTCTTTGAATCCGCCTTCCTTGAACTTTTTGTCCTGCGCCTGGCGTACAG GTCCAACCCAGTGGAAGGCAAACTTATATTTTGTAACGGAGTGGTGTTACACAGGCTACAGTGCGTCCGTGGATTTGGAGAGTGGGTGGACGCTATCGTGGACTTTTCTTCCAACTTGCAGAGCATGAATATAGACATATCAGCGTTCTCCTGCATTGCAGCTCTCGCCATGGTAACAG aGCGACACGGGCTTAAGGAACCCAAACGAGTTGAGGATCTCCAAAACAAGATAGTCAACTGCCTCAAAGATCAAGTGACTTTCAATGGCGGTGGATTGAATCGTCCCAACTACTTGTCAAAACTCTTGGGAAAGCTCCCTGAACTGCGCACACTATGTACCCAAGGTCTGCAGCGTATCTTTTACCTAAAACTAGAAGATCTAGTCCCTCCGCCAGCAATAATTGACAAACTTTTCCTCGACACCTTACCTTTCTAA